One window of the Micropterus dolomieu isolate WLL.071019.BEF.003 ecotype Adirondacks linkage group LG08, ASM2129224v1, whole genome shotgun sequence genome contains the following:
- the tspan31 gene encoding tetraspanin-31 → MVCGGFTCSKNALCSLNVVYMLVGLLLIGVAAWGKGFGLVSSIHIIGGVIAVGVFLLLIAIVGLIGAMHHHQVMLFFYMVILFIVFLFQFGVSCSCLAMNREQQEALLNSAWRILENKTKTDLESQLNCCGLLNVTASRPQFDQDLQSCPALCKKDGACFTCGVMMLNHATEALKILGGVGLFFSFTEILGVWLAVRYRNQKDPRANPSAFL, encoded by the exons ATGGTCTGTGGCGGTTTCACCTGTTCCAAAAATGCGCTTTGTTCCCTGAATGTGGTTTACATG CTGGTCGGGCTGCTGCTGATTGGAGTAGCAGCATGGGGGAAAGGGTTCGGCTTGGTGTCGAGCATCCACATCATCGGAGGGGTCATCGCAGTGGGCGTCTTCCTGCTTCTCATCGCCATCGTAGGTCTCATCGGAGCAATGCACCACCACCAAGTCATGCTTTTCTTT TACATGGTCATTCTTTTTATCGTTTTCCTGTTCCAATTTGGCGTTTCCTGTTCCTGCTTGGCAATGAACCGCGAGCAGCAG GAGGCACTTCTGAACTCTGCTTGGAGAATATTGGAAAATAAGACCAAGACCGACCTGGAGAGCCAGCTGAACTGCTGTGGGCTGCTCAACGTCACTGCAAGCCGACCACAGTTTGATCAAGACTTGCAAAGCTGCCCCGCT TTATGCAAAAAGGACGGTGCCTGTTTCACCTGCGGGGTTATGATGTTGAATCACGCAACAGAGGCTCTGAAGATCCTCGGGGGTGTCGGACTCTTCTTCAGCTTCACAGAG ATCCTGGGAGTGTGGCTTGCTGTGCGCTACAGGAACCAGAAGGATCCACGAGCAAACCCAAGTGCTTTCCTATAG